In a genomic window of Allomeiothermus silvanus DSM 9946:
- a CDS encoding zf-TFIIB domain-containing protein — translation MPLLTCPNDNTPMQVVQRGGVELDICPTCRGVWLDRGELEKLLGQLRTVEREYEDELAGYRPQGQPAQPPYAKPRNPYDTDHGYDEDGYKRKKKSKLSQLFDIFD, via the coding sequence ATGCCCCTGTTGACTTGTCCGAATGACAACACACCCATGCAAGTGGTCCAGCGCGGTGGGGTAGAACTGGACATCTGCCCTACCTGCCGCGGGGTCTGGCTGGACCGGGGTGAGCTGGAGAAGCTTTTGGGCCAACTGCGCACCGTAGAGCGCGAGTATGAAGACGAACTAGCAGGCTACCGACCCCAGGGCCAGCCCGCCCAACCGCCCTACGCCAAGCCGCGCAACCCCTACGACACCGACCACGGCTACGACGAGGACGGCTACAAGCGGAAGAAGAAAAGCAAACTGAGCCAACTGTTCGACATCTTCGATTGA